A stretch of Clostridium formicaceticum DNA encodes these proteins:
- the xerA gene encoding site-specific tyrosine recombinase/integron integrase, whose product MVKKIKKVEGRRWQPHKKCWVVPNNVKSINSLIRVFVNDNVSWDKSLNPFIKNNNDSNLLDINSTLSQLEKQLTLIGYSSKTKKAYKGHIRRFLTFNNNTKVLEKEGVEKYMYYLFNEQQNSHTFVNQALSAIKIYYEYVLKKGKVLYDLPRPKREKKLPNILSQKEVISILDSVSNTKHKSILFLTYSAGLRVGEVVRLKVDDIDSDRMLIHIRQGKGRKDRYTILSEVALDMLRKYARIERPENWLFPGGKDNSFLTERSVQKIFANACKKAKINKNVSVHSLRHSFATHLLEQGTDLRYIQELLGHSSSKTTEIYTYVTEANISKIKSPLDRLLTR is encoded by the coding sequence TTGGTAAAAAAGATTAAGAAGGTTGAAGGAAGGCGGTGGCAGCCACATAAAAAATGCTGGGTAGTTCCTAATAATGTTAAAAGCATAAATAGTCTAATAAGAGTTTTTGTAAATGACAATGTAAGCTGGGACAAATCATTAAATCCATTTATTAAAAACAATAATGATAGTAACTTACTTGATATAAATTCGACATTAAGTCAGCTAGAAAAGCAGTTAACACTTATAGGGTATAGCTCAAAAACTAAAAAGGCATATAAAGGGCATATACGACGCTTTCTTACATTTAATAATAATACTAAAGTATTGGAGAAAGAGGGTGTTGAAAAGTACATGTATTATTTATTTAATGAACAGCAAAACTCGCATACTTTTGTGAATCAGGCATTAAGTGCAATAAAAATCTATTACGAGTATGTACTAAAAAAAGGAAAAGTATTATATGACTTACCTCGTCCTAAAAGAGAAAAAAAGCTACCAAATATTCTAAGTCAAAAAGAAGTAATATCTATATTGGACTCTGTTAGCAACACTAAGCATAAATCAATATTGTTCTTAACTTATTCAGCAGGTCTTAGAGTCGGTGAAGTAGTAAGACTAAAGGTAGATGATATTGATAGTGATAGAATGCTAATACATATAAGACAAGGAAAGGGTAGAAAAGATAGATATACTATTCTTTCTGAAGTTGCGTTAGATATGCTAAGAAAATATGCTAGGATAGAAAGACCTGAGAATTGGTTATTCCCAGGGGGAAAAGATAATAGCTTTCTAACAGAGCGCTCCGTCCAGAAAATATTTGCAAATGCGTGTAAGAAAGCTAAAATAAACAAGAATGTTTCAGTACATAGTTTAAGACATTCTTTTGCTACACATCTTTTAGAGCAAGGAACTGACCTTAGATATATTCAAGAACTTTTAGGACATTCAAGCTCTAAAACTACAGAAATATATACATATGTAACTGAAGCAAATATAAGTAAAATAAAGAGTCCGTTGGACAGATTATTAACGAGATAG
- a CDS encoding GNAT family N-acetyltransferase, with the protein MLEIRQIQKDDLNGLLELYTQLHNNPMPVVNYEIEELWRKILEDRNHHILVGCVNERIVSSCVVVIIPNLTHSQQPYALIENVITDEKCRGKGYATAILNYAKKLAIKENCYKMMLMTGSKKESTLNFYKQVGYNSEDKTGFVKWL; encoded by the coding sequence ATGCTAGAAATAAGACAAATTCAAAAAGATGATTTGAACGGATTACTGGAGTTGTATACACAATTACATAATAATCCGATGCCTGTAGTTAATTATGAAATAGAAGAACTGTGGAGAAAGATACTGGAAGATAGGAATCATCATATTCTTGTAGGATGTGTGAATGAAAGAATAGTTTCCTCCTGTGTTGTAGTGATCATTCCTAATCTGACCCATAGCCAACAGCCCTATGCTCTTATTGAAAATGTTATAACAGATGAAAAATGTCGAGGAAAAGGGTATGCAACAGCTATTTTGAATTATGCAAAAAAGCTTGCTATAAAAGAAAACTGTTATAAGATGATGTTGATGACAGGTTCCAAGAAAGAGAGTACGTTAAACTTTTACAAACAGGTCGGATATAATAGCGAGGATAAAACAGGGTTTGTCAAATGGCTGTAG
- the ltrA gene encoding group II intron reverse transcriptase/maturase — translation MYFAKETLAGHVGLDKLMQTSLRGIRQKAKQNKNHRFQNLYRLLNEETLIEAWRKINKNASAGIDKITAKEFKLNLRENIQEITSSLKDKRYRAKLVRRVNIPKGNDKTRPLGIPTISDKLVQRAVAQILEAIYEEDFLNCSYGYRPNIGAQQAIKDLTKELQFNKYSYIVEADIKGFFDNINHEWLIKMIEERVHDSALIRLITKWLKAGVIDGSHLVIHPAIGTPQGGIISPILANIYLHFALDLWFEKIVKPRCKGEAYLCRYADDFVCAFRYKKDAEKFYETLGYRLGKFGLELSKEKTNIIRFSRFRKEENTHFDFLGFEFRWGCPAREKISSREVLLRRN, via the coding sequence ATGTACTTCGCAAAGGAAACATTAGCCGGACATGTCGGGCTGGACAAACTAATGCAAACCTCACTGCGAGGAATAAGGCAGAAGGCAAAACAAAATAAAAATCACCGATTTCAAAATCTCTACAGGCTACTAAACGAAGAGACTCTGATAGAAGCGTGGAGGAAAATAAATAAAAATGCCTCAGCAGGAATCGATAAGATAACAGCTAAGGAATTCAAGCTAAATCTAAGAGAAAATATTCAAGAAATCACAAGTAGTCTGAAGGATAAAAGATATCGGGCAAAACTGGTTCGTAGAGTTAATATCCCGAAGGGAAATGATAAAACGCGTCCACTTGGTATTCCAACAATATCAGATAAACTAGTTCAGAGGGCTGTTGCCCAGATATTAGAAGCGATCTATGAAGAGGATTTCCTCAATTGTAGTTATGGGTATCGCCCTAACATAGGAGCTCAACAAGCGATCAAAGATCTAACTAAAGAGCTACAGTTTAATAAGTATAGCTATATAGTAGAAGCTGATATCAAAGGATTCTTCGACAATATCAATCATGAATGGTTGATCAAAATGATTGAAGAAAGAGTTCATGACAGTGCTCTTATCAGATTGATTACAAAATGGCTAAAGGCAGGAGTGATCGACGGCAGTCATTTAGTGATACATCCAGCTATTGGAACACCTCAAGGTGGTATCATTAGTCCGATTCTAGCGAATATATATTTACACTTTGCTTTAGATCTTTGGTTTGAGAAAATCGTTAAGCCCAGGTGTAAAGGTGAGGCTTACTTATGTAGATATGCTGATGACTTTGTATGCGCCTTTCGATATAAGAAGGATGCAGAAAAGTTCTATGAAACACTAGGATATAGATTAGGCAAGTTTGGATTGGAATTATCTAAGGAAAAGACCAATATTATCAGATTTTCGAGATTTCGCAAGGAAGAAAATACTCATTTTGATTTTCTAGGGTTTGAGTTTCGGTGGGGGTGTCCCGCAAGGGAAAAGATATCATCAAGAGAAGTACTTCTAAGAAGAAATTAA
- a CDS encoding retropepsin-like aspartic protease: MKIEYRNGLLFTTIEVVYKGQKKKINNIVIDTGASETLLSQECVDDIGIKVAAEDELVVSYGIGGKEHAFSKKVDEVNTGSYRLKHYKLDFTSFQYEDINGLLGLDILISGGYIVDLKDLLLHQKSCSN; the protein is encoded by the coding sequence ATGAAAATTGAGTATAGAAATGGACTGCTTTTCACGACTATTGAAGTTGTCTATAAGGGACAAAAGAAGAAAATTAATAATATTGTTATTGATACTGGTGCATCGGAGACTTTGCTTTCTCAGGAATGTGTGGATGATATTGGCATAAAGGTGGCTGCTGAAGACGAGTTAGTCGTTTCTTATGGCATCGGAGGAAAAGAACATGCTTTTTCGAAGAAAGTTGATGAGGTAAATACAGGAAGTTATAGATTGAAGCATTATAAATTAGACTTTACATCATTTCAATATGAAGATATAAATGGACTATTGGGTTTAGATATATTAATATCTGGAGGTTATATAGTTGATTTAAAAGATCTTCTGTTACATCAAAAGAGTTGTAGTAATTGA
- a CDS encoding group II intron maturase-specific domain-containing protein produces the protein MRKITDMLNQKFRGYYNYYGLIGNYKSLWKFYTIAMEILYKWLNRRSQRKSFNWSEFTRLMKWYGILKPKILESPNN, from the coding sequence ATGAGGAAAATAACTGATATGCTGAATCAGAAATTTAGAGGATATTACAATTACTACGGATTGATTGGGAACTACAAAAGTCTATGGAAATTCTATACCATCGCTATGGAAATCTTATATAAGTGGCTAAATAGACGAAGTCAGAGAAAGAGTTTCAACTGGAGCGAATTCACTAGACTGATGAAATGGTATGGGATATTAAAACCAAAGATTTTAGAGAGCCCAAATAACTAG
- a CDS encoding lactate utilization protein, translating into MDKSISWYIQKQVERTISNLEKHNISGFFVADEKELIQKLQEFVFDNSTVAVADSMTLFEAGVIDFLRNGKYDFWDKHKEGITKEEKKEIYRKSFSADTFMCSTNALTEEGELYNIDGNGSRVAAMIYGPDQVIIVTGINKIVKNLEEAEKRVRHYAAPLDAKRLNKNTPCVTLGYCIDCKSVERICNDFVVIKRQFTKGRIKVIIVGKHLGY; encoded by the coding sequence ATGGATAAAAGTATTTCATGGTATATTCAAAAACAAGTTGAAAGAACAATTTCCAACCTTGAAAAGCATAATATCTCGGGTTTTTTTGTAGCAGATGAAAAAGAATTAATACAGAAATTACAAGAATTTGTATTTGATAATTCTACTGTTGCAGTTGCTGATTCTATGACTCTCTTTGAGGCAGGTGTGATTGATTTTTTGCGAAACGGCAAATATGATTTTTGGGACAAACATAAGGAAGGTATTACAAAAGAAGAAAAGAAAGAAATATACAGGAAAAGCTTCAGCGCGGATACATTTATGTGTAGTACAAACGCTTTAACAGAGGAAGGTGAGCTTTACAATATTGATGGTAATGGAAGTCGCGTAGCAGCAATGATTTACGGGCCAGACCAGGTAATTATTGTTACAGGTATTAATAAAATAGTTAAAAATTTAGAGGAAGCAGAAAAACGAGTAAGACACTATGCTGCCCCACTGGATGCGAAAAGGCTAAATAAAAATACCCCATGTGTAACTTTGGGGTATTGCATTGATTGTAAAAGTGTGGAAAGAATTTGTAATGACTTCGTTGTTATAAAGCGCCAGTTTACCAAAGGGAGAATTAAGGTAATTATTGTAGGAAAACATTTAGGATACTAA
- the ltrA gene encoding group II intron reverse transcriptase/maturase, producing MYFAKETLAGHVGLDKLMQTSLRGIRQKAKENEKHRFQNLYQLLNEDTLMEAWKELNKKASAGVDEITAKEFKLNLRANIKEIVSNLKEKRYRTKLVRRVNIPKGKNESRPLGIPALSDKLVQRAVAKILEVIYEEDFLDCSYGYRPKIGAHKGIKDLTKELQFNKYSYIVEADIKGFFNNINHEWLIRMIEERVDDSALVGLIRKWLKAGILDANHLVIHPATGTPQGGIISPILANIYLHYALDLWFEKGVKRRCEGEAYLCRYADDFVCAFRYKKDADRFYKALGKRLRKFELELAEEKTNIISFSRFRKVENTHFDFLGFEFRWGVSLKGKDIIKRCTSKKKLRASLQNFKEWCKENRNNRLRKITEMLNKKLRGYFNYYGLIGNYESLWKFYTIAIETLYKWLNRRSQRKSFNWSEFTRLMKWYGVLKPKIVESSDHQLEFQY from the coding sequence ATGTACTTCGCAAAGGAAACATTAGCCGGACATGTCGGGCTGGACAAACTAATGCAAACCTCACTGCGTGGAATAAGGCAGAAGGCAAAAGAAAATGAAAAACACCGATTTCAAAATCTCTATCAACTACTAAACGAAGATACTTTGATGGAAGCTTGGAAGGAATTAAATAAGAAAGCATCGGCTGGAGTAGATGAAATTACAGCCAAAGAATTCAAGTTGAATCTAAGAGCAAACATCAAAGAAATCGTCAGTAACCTAAAAGAGAAAAGATATCGGACAAAACTGGTCCGTAGAGTTAATATTCCAAAGGGAAAGAATGAAAGTCGTCCACTTGGTATTCCGGCATTATCAGACAAACTAGTTCAAAGAGCGGTAGCCAAGATACTAGAAGTAATCTATGAAGAAGATTTTCTAGATTGTAGCTATGGGTATCGTCCAAAAATAGGGGCTCATAAGGGAATCAAAGACCTAACGAAAGAGTTACAGTTCAACAAGTATAGTTATATAGTAGAAGCTGATATCAAAGGATTCTTCAATAACATCAACCACGAGTGGCTAATCAGGATGATTGAAGAGAGAGTAGATGATAGTGCTCTTGTTGGTTTAATCAGAAAATGGTTAAAAGCAGGAATACTTGATGCTAATCATTTAGTGATACATCCAGCTACAGGGACACCCCAAGGTGGGATCATAAGTCCAATTTTAGCCAACATATATCTACACTACGCCTTAGATCTTTGGTTTGAAAAAGGTGTGAAAAGAAGGTGTGAAGGTGAAGCCTACCTATGCAGGTACGCTGATGACTTTGTATGCGCCTTTCGATATAAGAAAGATGCAGATAGATTCTACAAAGCGCTGGGAAAAAGACTAAGAAAATTTGAGCTAGAACTAGCTGAGGAAAAGACCAACATAATTAGCTTTTCAAGGTTTCGGAAGGTAGAGAATACCCATTTTGATTTTCTTGGATTCGAGTTTCGATGGGGGGTATCTCTAAAGGGAAAAGACATTATCAAGAGATGCACTTCAAAGAAGAAACTAAGAGCATCATTGCAGAATTTTAAAGAATGGTGCAAGGAAAATAGAAATAATCGACTGAGGAAAATAACCGAGATGCTAAATAAAAAGCTAAGGGGATATTTTAACTATTATGGATTGATTGGCAACTACGAAAGTCTATGGAAATTCTATACCATAGCCATTGAGACATTATACAAGTGGTTAAACAGACGAAGTCAGAGAAAAAGCTTCAATTGGAGTGAATTCACTAGACTAATGAAATGGTATGGAGTATTAAAACCAAAGATTGTAGAGAGTAGTGACCACCAGTTAGAATTTCAATATTAA